One genomic window of Haemophilus haemolyticus includes the following:
- the rbsA gene encoding ribose ABC transporter ATP-binding protein RbsA, translating to METLLKISGIDKSFPGVKALSNAGLSVYSGRVMALMGENGAGKSTLMKVLTGIYSKDAGTIEYLSKEVIFKGPKESQEAGISIIHQELNLVDNLTIAENIFLGREFKTSWGAINWQKMYTEADKLLARLGVTHSSKKLCSELSIGEQQMVEIAKALSFESKVIIMDEPTDALTDTETESLFNVIRELKTENRGIVYISHRLKEIFQICDDVTVLRDGQFIGERVVADIVEDDLIEMMVGRRLDEQYPHLARKKGECVLSVEHLSGSGIDDVSFTLHAGEIVGVSGLMGAGRTELGKLLYGALPKTSGKVRLKNQDIENHTPQDGLDNGIVYISEDRKGDGLILGMSVKENMSLTSLDHFSNRGNIRHQAEKMAVDDFILMFNIKTPSRDQQVGLLSGGNQQKVAIARGLMTRPNVLILDEPTRGVDVGAKKEIYQLINEFKKDGLSILMISSDMPEVLGMSDRVLVMREGKISAEFSREQATQEKLLAAAIGK from the coding sequence ATGGAAACCTTACTTAAAATTTCTGGCATTGATAAATCTTTCCCTGGTGTGAAGGCTTTAAGTAATGCCGGTTTATCAGTTTATTCTGGTCGAGTTATGGCATTGATGGGTGAAAATGGTGCAGGTAAATCGACTTTGATGAAGGTGCTTACTGGTATTTATTCTAAAGATGCTGGCACTATTGAGTATCTCAGTAAGGAAGTGATCTTTAAAGGCCCAAAAGAATCACAAGAGGCGGGTATTAGTATTATTCACCAAGAGCTGAATTTGGTCGACAATCTCACGATTGCTGAAAACATTTTCCTTGGTCGTGAGTTTAAAACCTCATGGGGGGCAATTAATTGGCAAAAAATGTATACCGAGGCAGATAAACTGTTAGCTCGTTTAGGTGTAACCCATAGTAGTAAAAAATTATGCTCAGAACTTTCTATTGGTGAACAGCAGATGGTTGAGATTGCAAAAGCACTCAGTTTTGAATCTAAAGTAATCATTATGGATGAACCAACGGATGCATTAACCGATACTGAAACAGAGTCTTTATTTAATGTTATTCGTGAACTTAAAACTGAAAATCGTGGCATTGTTTATATTTCCCATCGTTTAAAAGAAATTTTTCAGATTTGCGATGATGTAACGGTTCTGAGAGATGGGCAATTCATTGGTGAGCGTGTAGTAGCTGATATTGTTGAAGACGATTTAATTGAAATGATGGTAGGTCGTCGCTTGGATGAACAATATCCACACTTGGCACGAAAAAAAGGTGAATGTGTGTTGAGTGTGGAGCATCTGAGTGGTAGTGGCATTGATGATGTTTCATTTACGCTTCATGCTGGCGAGATTGTGGGCGTTTCCGGTTTAATGGGCGCAGGAAGAACTGAGCTTGGAAAGTTACTTTACGGCGCATTACCAAAAACAAGCGGTAAAGTGAGGTTAAAAAATCAAGATATTGAGAATCACACTCCTCAAGATGGTTTAGATAATGGCATTGTGTATATATCCGAAGATCGTAAAGGTGATGGTTTAATTTTAGGAATGTCGGTAAAAGAAAATATGTCGCTAACATCTCTCGATCATTTTTCTAACAGAGGCAATATTCGTCATCAAGCAGAAAAAATGGCAGTCGATGATTTTATTTTGATGTTTAATATTAAGACCCCTAGTCGTGATCAACAGGTGGGTTTATTGTCTGGTGGAAATCAACAAAAAGTGGCAATTGCTCGTGGATTAATGACTCGCCCAAATGTGTTGATTTTAGATGAACCTACTCGTGGTGTAGATGTTGGTGCTAAGAAAGAAATTTACCAGCTTATTAACGAGTTTAAGAAGGATGGTTTGAGTATTTTGATGATTTCATCGGATATGCCAGAGGTGCTTGGTATGAGTGATCGAGTGTTGGTAATGCGTGAAGGTAAAATTAGTGCAGAATTTTCTCGTGAACAGGCAACACAAGAAAAGTTATTAGCAGCAGCTATTGGTAAATAA
- a CDS encoding helix-turn-helix domain-containing protein, translating to MKINEKIRQLREQYQLSQENMADKLGMSVTGYGKIERGEVRSNLSRLEQISEVFDMDICELLSMGETEKVYFNNTVTESSNSNNFLFAIGNENLEKTIQQLQLILSHKDELLAQKDKIINGLEREIALLRKLKENQ from the coding sequence ATGAAAATTAATGAAAAAATCCGCCAGTTACGCGAACAATACCAGTTATCGCAAGAAAATATGGCGGATAAATTAGGGATGTCGGTAACAGGTTATGGGAAAATTGAGCGAGGTGAAGTGCGTTCAAATCTATCTCGTTTAGAACAAATATCTGAAGTATTTGATATGGATATTTGTGAGTTGCTCTCTATGGGGGAAACTGAGAAAGTTTATTTTAATAATACTGTAACTGAATCAAGCAACTCAAATAATTTTTTGTTTGCAATTGGAAATGAAAATTTAGAAAAAACCATTCAACAATTACAATTAATATTAAGCCATAAAGATGAATTATTAGCACAAAAAGATAAAATTATAAATGGGTTAGAAAGAGAAATTGCGTTATTAAGAAAATTAAAAGAAAATCAATAA
- a CDS encoding factor H binding protein domain-containing protein, whose amino-acid sequence MKLKNVTIATAILAVLTGCGSSGGGSSTPNTNQPTAQNEQARQQVTDAKKAEGTRKAEEASKAEETRKAEETRKAEETRKAEETRKSEETKTTQSKAEFAEWLKQYDIHNPDYDFIDKNFDKSKDEKLVAVINYKKRNDSLIREFDLNELAQNEIVNKTFPQIENSGPKTDRSAKVYNQKYSIIYGLYVKNTYDSYSRGIDESFGAGTSTDIDDYSYGLRTKETGLPTEGQATYTGKAFNYESNGDVIYHVDFEKRKGSGKITGIQNYGDITLSEADIKVKSQTREVGIPSGVASSAIANEQYGSYTVNFYGPQAEEINGNVYFGFSHGSSKPSLGQFNSTTIGFGGTRGEITK is encoded by the coding sequence ATGAAATTAAAAAATGTAACTATTGCAACAGCAATTTTAGCTGTATTAACAGGCTGTGGAAGTAGCGGTGGCGGTTCTAGCACACCAAACACTAATCAACCAACCGCTCAAAATGAGCAAGCTCGTCAGCAAGTAACTGACGCTAAGAAAGCAGAAGGAACGCGCAAAGCCGAAGAAGCCAGCAAAGCTGAAGAAACTCGTAAAGCTGAAGAAACTCGTAAAGCTGAAGAAACTCGTAAAGCTGAAGAAACTCGTAAATCCGAAGAAACAAAAACCACACAATCTAAAGCTGAATTTGCTGAATGGCTGAAACAATACGATATCCATAATCCTGATTATGATTTTATCGACAAAAATTTTGATAAATCTAAAGATGAAAAACTTGTTGCTGTCATAAATTACAAAAAAAGAAACGATTCTTTAATTCGTGAATTTGACTTAAATGAGCTTGCTCAAAATGAAATTGTTAATAAAACATTCCCGCAAATAGAAAACTCTGGCCCGAAAACTGATCGAAGTGCGAAAGTATATAATCAAAAGTATTCTATTATATATGGCTTATATGTGAAAAATACGTATGATAGTTATAGTCGAGGCATTGATGAGTCTTTTGGTGCAGGAACTTCTACAGACATTGATGATTATAGTTACGGATTACGTACAAAAGAAACAGGATTACCAACAGAAGGACAAGCTACTTATACAGGTAAAGCCTTTAATTATGAAAGCAATGGCGATGTAATTTATCATGTTGATTTTGAGAAAAGAAAAGGCTCAGGAAAAATCACAGGTATTCAAAATTATGGTGATATAACCTTATCTGAAGCTGATATTAAGGTAAAAAGCCAAACTAGAGAAGTTGGCATACCAAGTGGTGTAGCTTCTTCAGCTATTGCAAATGAACAATACGGTAGCTATACCGTTAATTTCTATGGACCGCAAGCCGAAGAAATAAATGGAAATGTATATTTTGGATTTAGTCATGGTTCATCAAAACCTAGTTTGGGACAATTCAACTCAACAACAATCGGCTTCGGCGGCACTCGCGGTGAAATCACCAAATAA
- a CDS encoding substrate-binding domain-containing protein has product MATMKDIARLAQVSTSTVSHVINGSRFVSDEIREKVMRIVVELNYTPSYIARSLKVKTTKTIGLLVTATNNPFFSEVMAGVEQYCQKNQYNLIIATTGGDAKRLHQNLQTLIHKQVDGVLLMCGDSRFQADMELTVSLPLVVMDWWFTELNADKILENSERGGYLATKSMVDAGHQKIGIITGNLRKSVAKNRLLGYKKALSEANIVLNPDWIVESHFDFEGGIVGAQKLLALSDRPTAIFCCSDTIAIGAYQAIQNQGLRIPQDISIMGYDDIELARYLFPSLSTISQPKAELGKLAVEALLQRIQEPNENYRTLVLEPTCILRESISSPSNV; this is encoded by the coding sequence ATGGCAACAATGAAAGATATTGCTCGATTGGCGCAAGTATCTACGTCTACTGTTTCTCATGTGATTAATGGATCTCGTTTTGTCAGTGACGAAATTCGAGAGAAGGTAATGCGTATAGTTGTTGAACTTAATTATACGCCTTCTTATATAGCTCGTAGCTTAAAGGTAAAAACGACAAAAACGATAGGGTTACTTGTTACTGCGACTAATAATCCTTTTTTCTCTGAAGTTATGGCTGGGGTGGAGCAATATTGTCAGAAAAATCAATATAATCTTATTATTGCTACAACGGGTGGGGATGCCAAGCGTTTACACCAAAATCTACAAACCTTAATACATAAACAAGTAGATGGTGTATTACTGATGTGCGGAGATAGTCGTTTTCAAGCGGATATGGAGCTTACAGTATCTTTGCCCTTAGTTGTGATGGATTGGTGGTTTACCGAGTTAAATGCAGACAAAATTCTAGAGAACTCAGAACGTGGCGGTTATCTTGCAACAAAATCTATGGTTGATGCGGGACACCAGAAAATTGGCATTATTACGGGTAATCTCAGAAAGTCAGTAGCTAAAAATCGTTTGCTGGGATATAAGAAAGCTTTGTCTGAAGCTAATATAGTTTTAAATCCTGATTGGATTGTAGAAAGTCATTTTGATTTTGAAGGAGGGATAGTTGGGGCTCAAAAACTGCTTGCGTTATCCGATAGACCGACGGCTATTTTCTGTTGTAGCGATACTATTGCCATTGGCGCTTATCAGGCAATTCAGAATCAAGGTTTACGTATTCCGCAAGATATTTCTATCATGGGATACGATGATATTGAATTAGCTCGTTATCTTTTCCCTTCTTTATCTACAATCAGTCAACCTAAAGCTGAATTAGGTAAGCTTGCTGTTGAGGCTTTATTGCAACGTATACAAGAACCCAATGAAAATTACCGCACTTTAGTGTTAGAGCCGACCTGTATTTTGAGAGAATCAATTTCTTCCCCTTCAAATGTATAA
- the rbsC gene encoding ribose ABC transporter permease: MKNETSNFQIGRFLIEQRSFIALIILIAIVSVINPDFFSVDNILNILRQTSVNAIIAVGMTFVILIAGIDLSVGSVLALTGAIAASMVSIELPIFLVVPVVLLIGTLLGGVSGVIVAKGKVQAFIATLVTMTLLRGITMVYTDGRPITTGFSDNADIFAGIGTGYSLGIPVPIWIMSAVFAVAWYILKHTPIGRYIYALGGNEAATQLSGINVNKIKVFVFAVSGFLSALAGLIVTSRLSSAQPTAGVSYELDAIAAVVVGGTSLMGGKGRVMGTLIGALIIGFLNNALNLLDISSYYQMIAKALVILVAVLADNYLGTKKL, translated from the coding sequence ATGAAAAATGAAACATCTAATTTTCAAATAGGAAGATTTTTGATTGAACAGCGCTCTTTTATTGCATTGATTATTCTTATCGCAATTGTATCAGTGATTAATCCTGATTTTTTTAGTGTAGATAATATTTTGAATATTTTACGTCAAACTTCAGTTAATGCGATTATTGCAGTTGGGATGACCTTTGTTATCTTAATTGCGGGAATAGATCTTTCTGTTGGATCTGTATTGGCATTGACTGGCGCTATTGCAGCCTCAATGGTAAGTATTGAATTGCCTATTTTTTTAGTAGTTCCTGTTGTTTTATTGATTGGAACACTTCTTGGTGGTGTAAGTGGCGTAATTGTTGCAAAGGGAAAAGTTCAGGCTTTTATTGCTACCTTGGTTACCATGACCTTACTGCGTGGTATAACAATGGTTTATACAGATGGTCGTCCTATTACGACAGGTTTCTCTGATAATGCGGATATATTTGCTGGTATTGGTACTGGATATTCCTTAGGTATTCCGGTACCAATTTGGATTATGAGCGCTGTGTTTGCAGTAGCTTGGTATATTTTGAAACACACACCAATCGGTCGCTATATTTATGCTTTAGGTGGAAATGAGGCGGCGACCCAACTTTCTGGTATTAATGTCAATAAAATCAAAGTATTTGTTTTTGCTGTCAGTGGTTTCCTTTCTGCATTAGCAGGTTTAATTGTTACTTCACGTTTATCCTCGGCACAACCGACAGCTGGTGTATCTTATGAATTGGATGCTATTGCTGCTGTTGTTGTTGGGGGAACGAGTTTGATGGGTGGTAAGGGTCGTGTAATGGGAACCCTCATTGGCGCATTAATCATTGGTTTTTTAAATAATGCATTAAATTTATTAGATATTTCATCTTACTATCAGATGATAGCAAAAGCGTTGGTTATTTTGGTTGCCGTTTTAGCCGATAACTATCTTGGTACGAAAAAACTGTAA
- the rbsK gene encoding ribokinase: MNKKLIVLGSINADHVISVPYFSKPGETLTGDNYQLVYGGKGANQAVAAARLGANVEFIGCVGSDVIGETMKNAFLQEGIDTTNIHSISQEMTGMAFIQVAQSGENSIVLARGANAHLDEKLVRHSEAKIAQSNYLLMQLETPISGVELAAKIAQENGVKVVLNPAPARDLSDTLLSMIDIITPNETEAEILTGIRVSDEQSAVEAAQVFHKKGIDCVMITLGEKGVFVSQNGETRIINGFRVKAVDTTAAGDTFNGGFVTALLEGQSFENAVRFGQAAAAISVTRKGAQPSIPTRQETLEFLAHV, encoded by the coding sequence ATGAACAAAAAACTCATCGTTCTTGGCAGTATTAATGCTGATCATGTGATTTCTGTTCCTTATTTTTCTAAGCCTGGCGAAACATTAACTGGTGATAATTACCAGCTTGTCTATGGTGGAAAAGGTGCAAATCAGGCGGTAGCTGCTGCTCGGTTAGGAGCAAATGTAGAGTTTATTGGCTGTGTTGGATCTGATGTCATAGGTGAAACAATGAAAAATGCATTTTTACAAGAGGGGATCGATACGACAAATATTCATTCTATTTCTCAAGAAATGACGGGAATGGCATTTATTCAAGTAGCCCAATCAGGTGAAAATAGCATCGTATTAGCTCGTGGAGCAAACGCACATTTAGATGAAAAATTGGTGCGGCATAGTGAAGCAAAAATTGCTCAATCTAATTATTTATTAATGCAGTTAGAAACGCCTATTTCAGGTGTGGAGCTCGCTGCAAAAATTGCTCAAGAAAATGGTGTGAAAGTCGTACTAAATCCTGCTCCTGCGAGAGATTTATCGGATACCTTATTAAGTATGATTGATATCATTACACCAAATGAAACAGAAGCTGAAATCCTTACTGGTATACGAGTGAGTGATGAACAAAGTGCGGTGGAAGCTGCGCAAGTTTTCCATAAAAAAGGAATTGATTGTGTCATGATTACATTAGGTGAGAAAGGTGTGTTTGTTAGCCAAAATGGTGAAACTCGTATAATTAACGGTTTCCGTGTAAAAGCGGTAGATACAACGGCTGCTGGTGACACGTTTAATGGTGGATTTGTTACAGCCTTGCTAGAAGGTCAATCCTTTGAAAATGCCGTTAGATTTGGCCAGGCCGCCGCCGCTATTAGTGTAACACGTAAAGGCGCTCAACCATCTATTCCTACTCGTCAAGAAACATTAGAATTTCTGGCTCATGTTTAA
- a CDS encoding TIGR00645 family protein, whose protein sequence is MEENKPVDPYAKYNEQSNIIAKIIFASRWLQVPIYLGLIVTLAIYSYKFIKGLWALVINVNEMDSNTIMLGVLNLIDVVMIANLLVMVTIGGYEIFVSKLRTRNHPDQPEWMSHVNATVLKVKLSMSIIGISSIHMLQTFVNASNTPEKTMMWQLLLHLGFLVSAIALAYTDKILYSTSHKTH, encoded by the coding sequence ATGGAAGAAAACAAACCTGTTGATCCTTATGCGAAATATAACGAACAATCGAATATTATCGCGAAAATAATTTTTGCTAGTCGCTGGTTGCAAGTGCCGATTTATTTGGGTTTGATTGTAACCCTTGCGATCTACTCTTATAAGTTTATTAAAGGTTTATGGGCATTGGTGATTAATGTCAATGAGATGGATTCCAACACGATTATGTTGGGTGTGTTGAATTTGATTGATGTTGTGATGATCGCAAACTTGCTTGTGATGGTGACTATCGGTGGCTATGAAATTTTCGTATCTAAATTGCGTACGCGTAATCACCCCGATCAGCCTGAATGGATGAGCCATGTAAATGCGACTGTATTAAAGGTTAAACTTTCTATGTCTATTATCGGCATTTCATCTATCCATATGTTGCAAACCTTTGTGAACGCAAGCAATACGCCAGAAAAAACGATGATGTGGCAGTTATTATTGCACTTAGGCTTTTTGGTGTCAGCAATCGCCTTGGCCTATACGGATAAAATTTTGTATAGCACGAGCCATAAAACGCATTAA
- the rbsD gene encoding D-ribose pyranase, with translation MKKTMLLNAQLSRCIASLGHTESLTICDAGLPIPLSVERIDLALTAGVPSFLQTLDTVISEMYVERVVIAEEIKEKNPEIFTALLSKLSQIETNQGNKLQIEFVSHETFKKYTHQSKAIVRSGECSPYANVILYSGVPF, from the coding sequence ATGAAAAAAACGATGTTATTAAATGCACAACTTTCTCGTTGTATCGCTTCTCTTGGTCACACAGAAAGTTTGACGATTTGTGATGCGGGGCTTCCTATTCCATTAAGTGTGGAACGTATAGATCTGGCCTTAACTGCAGGAGTGCCAAGTTTTTTACAAACTTTAGATACAGTGATCTCTGAGATGTATGTCGAGCGAGTAGTGATTGCTGAAGAAATTAAAGAAAAAAATCCTGAAATTTTTACCGCACTTTTATCTAAACTTAGTCAAATTGAGACTAATCAAGGTAATAAGCTTCAGATAGAGTTTGTATCACATGAAACTTTTAAAAAATATACACACCAAAGCAAAGCGATTGTTCGAAGTGGTGAGTGTTCTCCTTATGCTAATGTAATTTTATATTCTGGTGTGCCATTTTAA
- a CDS encoding surface lipoprotein assembly modifier, translating into MKKLANFLIFLPFATQAETFHAPQPVFFENNTLPKQTEPQIKTQPKTENPPAPSFALSDADSTKTKLEKLINYGVLKQQWHLLKQLLPLYQQQANYDETLYRYAMGAMLRAEKEYPQAISLYQKILAEKPELAYPRFDLGVMLFENKQYRQAKAELERAKPELSPQMQQLTERYMQAMAERQSWQPDMELQYTQTDNVNNASSQQDIILGGLRFKKDAESLPQKAHGFRYGVGVNRELNIAGNHFITANGRFSGVHYWDNQDYSEKSLYASLGYRYRSALQAVGFSPFFEQNWLGSPRYSKNYGVVADFRRELTAYWAISGSFSHTQKRYADASIARRHNGYLNGVSLTLSYQAKSNWLLFSGVEGSVDHSKDKAESSLRRGVNIGSVWELKEFVSRISLRYVKRDFRAENFYFPTQKRQDKEYSLNASVWYNRLQWQGFVPKLNYRYRKIDSNIPEFYSRKSEEWFISVEKDF; encoded by the coding sequence ATGAAAAAACTCGCAAATTTCCTTATTTTCCTACCGTTTGCAACACAAGCGGAAACTTTTCACGCACCTCAACCTGTTTTCTTTGAGAACAATACTTTGCCCAAACAGACTGAACCACAAATAAAAACGCAACCAAAAACAGAAAATCCGCCAGCCCCTTCGTTTGCCCTTTCTGATGCAGACAGCACCAAAACCAAGCTAGAGAAGTTGATTAACTATGGTGTATTAAAACAGCAATGGCATTTGTTGAAGCAGCTACTGCCGTTGTATCAACAGCAGGCGAATTATGATGAAACGCTTTATCGTTACGCAATGGGGGCGATGTTGCGGGCAGAAAAAGAATACCCACAGGCAATTTCGCTTTATCAGAAGATTTTAGCCGAGAAGCCAGAGTTAGCTTATCCGCGTTTTGATTTGGGTGTGATGTTATTTGAAAACAAGCAATATCGCCAGGCGAAAGCAGAGTTGGAACGTGCCAAGCCCGAACTTTCACCACAAATGCAGCAGCTTACCGAACGTTATATGCAAGCAATGGCGGAGCGGCAAAGCTGGCAGCCTGATATGGAGCTACAATATACCCAAACCGATAACGTAAATAACGCCTCTTCTCAGCAAGATATTATATTGGGAGGATTGAGATTTAAAAAAGATGCGGAATCTTTACCACAAAAGGCACACGGCTTCCGCTACGGTGTGGGTGTAAACCGAGAATTGAACATAGCCGGTAATCATTTTATTACAGCAAATGGTCGCTTTAGTGGCGTGCATTATTGGGATAACCAAGATTACAGCGAAAAATCACTTTATGCTTCGCTTGGCTATCGTTACCGTTCGGCATTGCAAGCGGTCGGATTTTCCCCATTTTTTGAACAGAACTGGCTCGGTTCACCACGTTATAGCAAAAATTACGGGGTAGTTGCAGATTTTCGTCGAGAATTGACCGCTTACTGGGCAATTTCAGGATCTTTTTCGCATACGCAAAAACGCTATGCCGATGCTTCTATCGCTCGTCGTCATAATGGTTATCTGAACGGTGTTTCACTTACGTTAAGTTATCAAGCCAAGTCGAATTGGTTGCTTTTTAGTGGTGTGGAAGGCAGTGTTGATCATAGCAAAGATAAAGCGGAATCTTCTCTTCGCCGTGGGGTGAATATCGGTTCGGTGTGGGAGCTTAAAGAGTTTGTCAGCCGTATTAGCTTACGTTATGTGAAGCGAGATTTTCGTGCTGAGAACTTTTACTTTCCCACCCAAAAACGCCAAGACAAGGAATATAGCTTAAATGCGTCGGTATGGTATAACCGCTTGCAATGGCAGGGTTTTGTACCGAAGCTGAATTATCGTTATCGTAAAATTGATAGTAATATCCCTGAATTTTATTCAAGAAAAAGTGAGGAGTGGTTTATTTCTGTGGAAAAAGATTTTTAA
- the rbsB gene encoding ribose ABC transporter substrate-binding protein RbsB, whose protein sequence is MKKLTALTSAVLLGLAVTGSASAQDTIALAVSTLDNPFFVTLKDGAQKKADELGYKLVVLDSQNDPAKELANVEDLTVRGAKVLLINPTDSEAVGNAVAIANRNHIPVITLDRGAAKGKVVSHIASDNIAGGKMAGDFIAQKLGDGAKVIQLEGIAGTSAARERGEGFKQAITAHKFNVLASQPADFDRTKGLNVTENLLASKGDVQAIFAQNDEMALGALRAIKASNKKVLVVGFDGTDDGVKAVKGGKMAATIAQQPDLIGSLGVVTADKILKGEKVESKIPVDLKVISE, encoded by the coding sequence ATGAAAAAACTAACCGCTCTTACTTCTGCTGTATTATTAGGTTTGGCTGTTACTGGTTCAGCATCTGCACAAGACACGATCGCTTTGGCCGTGTCGACATTAGATAATCCATTTTTTGTCACATTGAAAGATGGTGCCCAGAAAAAGGCTGATGAATTAGGTTATAAATTAGTCGTGCTTGATTCACAAAATGACCCAGCTAAAGAACTTGCTAATGTTGAAGATTTAACAGTGCGTGGTGCAAAAGTACTATTGATCAATCCAACTGATTCTGAAGCCGTTGGCAATGCAGTGGCGATTGCAAACCGTAATCATATTCCAGTTATTACATTAGATCGTGGTGCAGCTAAAGGAAAAGTAGTAAGCCATATCGCATCTGACAATATAGCAGGCGGAAAAATGGCTGGGGATTTCATCGCACAAAAATTAGGTGATGGAGCTAAGGTTATCCAACTTGAAGGTATTGCTGGTACATCTGCAGCGCGTGAACGAGGTGAAGGTTTTAAACAAGCCATCACTGCACATAAGTTTAATGTATTAGCTAGTCAGCCTGCGGACTTTGATCGTACAAAAGGTTTGAATGTAACGGAAAATTTGCTTGCCTCAAAAGGAGATGTACAGGCTATTTTTGCTCAAAATGATGAGATGGCATTAGGTGCATTACGGGCAATTAAAGCATCTAACAAAAAAGTCCTTGTTGTGGGATTTGATGGTACAGATGATGGTGTTAAAGCGGTGAAAGGTGGAAAAATGGCTGCAACTATTGCACAACAACCTGATCTTATTGGTTCATTGGGTGTTGTTACAGCTGATAAAATCTTAAAAGGCGAAAAAGTGGAATCAAAAATCCCAGTAGATTTAAAAGTAATTAGTGAATAG
- a CDS encoding aromatic amino acid transporter — protein MNKTVGSTLLIAGTMIGAGMLAMPLTSAGIGFGFTLVLLLGLWALLTFSALLFVELYQTAESDAGIGTLAEQYFGKAGRIIATAVLIIFLYALIAAYISGGGSLLKDLLPESFGDKVSILLFTVIFGSFIVIGTHSVDKINRVLFFVMLAAFAVVLSLMLPEIKFDNLMATPIDNALIISASPVFFTAFGFHGSIPSLNKYLGGNVKALRISILAGSAITLCAYILWQMSTHGLLTQNDFLQILKEDATLNGLVKATLAITGSNMIAGAVKLFSTLALVTSFLGVGLGLLECIEDLLKRSFNISAGRISLGLMTFIPPLVFALFYPEGFILALGYAGQMFAFYAVVLPVSLVWKARRTHTNLPYKVWGGNMTLIIVLVLGVIITSIPFAIRAGYLPFVVG, from the coding sequence ATGAACAAAACTGTAGGCAGCACACTTCTCATTGCCGGTACGATGATTGGTGCGGGAATGCTGGCTATGCCACTCACTTCCGCCGGTATCGGATTCGGCTTTACTTTAGTCTTATTATTAGGGCTTTGGGCATTATTAACTTTTAGCGCACTTTTATTCGTTGAACTCTATCAAACTGCAGAAAGTGATGCAGGTATCGGTACACTCGCTGAACAATATTTTGGTAAAGCAGGACGCATTATTGCCACAGCCGTACTAATTATTTTCTTATACGCATTAATTGCCGCTTATATCAGCGGTGGCGGTTCACTACTAAAAGATTTATTACCAGAAAGTTTTGGCGATAAAGTTAGCATCTTATTATTTACCGTGATTTTTGGTTCATTTATTGTCATCGGCACACATAGCGTAGATAAAATTAATCGCGTGTTATTTTTTGTGATGCTTGCAGCCTTTGCCGTGGTGTTAAGCTTAATGTTGCCAGAAATCAAATTTGATAACTTAATGGCGACGCCAATTGATAATGCTTTAATTATCTCTGCAAGCCCTGTATTTTTCACGGCATTTGGTTTCCACGGTTCCATTCCAAGTTTAAATAAATACTTAGGTGGCAACGTAAAAGCATTACGTATTTCTATTTTAGCGGGTTCAGCAATTACCCTTTGCGCTTATATTTTATGGCAAATGTCGACTCACGGCTTGCTCACACAAAATGACTTCTTACAAATTTTAAAAGAAGATGCCACCTTAAATGGCTTGGTAAAAGCAACGCTTGCTATCACTGGCAGTAACATGATCGCAGGTGCGGTAAAATTATTCTCAACTTTGGCGCTGGTTACTTCTTTCTTGGGCGTAGGGCTTGGATTGTTGGAATGTATCGAAGATTTATTAAAACGATCTTTTAATATTTCTGCAGGGCGTATCTCACTTGGCTTAATGACGTTCATTCCACCACTCGTCTTTGCGCTCTTCTATCCTGAAGGTTTTATTTTAGCGCTAGGCTACGCAGGTCAAATGTTTGCATTCTATGCCGTAGTATTGCCAGTTAGCCTCGTTTGGAAAGCTCGTCGAACTCACACCAATTTGCCATACAAAGTATGGGGAGGAAATATGACTTTAATTATCGTATTGGTATTAGGCGTAATCATTACATCCATTCCATTTGCGATTCGTGCGGGTTACTTGCCATTTGTCGTGGGTTAA